TGGCGGCGTGCCTAATACATGCAAGTCGAACGAGTTCTCGTTGATGATCGGTGCTTGCACCGAGATTCAACATGGAACGAGTGGCGGACGGGTGAGTAACACGTGGGTAACCTGCCCTTAAGTGGGGGATAACATTTGGAAACAGATGCTAATACCGCATAGATCCAAGAACCGCATGGTTCTTGGCTGAAAGATGGCGTAAGCTATCGCTTTTGGATGGACCCGCGGCGTATTAGCTAGTTGGTGAGGTAACGGCTCACCAAGGCGATGATACGTAGCCGAACTGAGAGGTTGATCGGCCACATTGGGACTGAGACACGGCCCAAACTCCTACGGGAGGCAGCAGTAGGGAATCTTCCACAATGGACGCAAGTCTGATGGAGCAACGCCGCGTGAGTGAAGAAGGCTTTCGGGTCGTAAAACTCTGTTGTTGGAGAAGAATGGTCGGCAGAGTAACTGTTGTCGGCGTGACGGTATCCAACCAGAAAGCCACGGCTAACTACGTGCCAGCAGCCGCGGTAATACGTAGGTGGCAAGCGTTATCCGGATTTATTGGGCGTAAAGCGAGCGCAGGCGGTTTTTTAAGTCTGATGTGAAAGCCCTCGGCTTAACCGAGGAAGCGCATCGGAAACTGGGAAACTTGAGTGCAGAAGAGGACAGTGGAACTCCATGTGTAGCGGTGAAATGCGTAGATATATGGAAGAACACCAGTGGCGAAGGCGGCTGTCTGGTCTGTAACTGACGCTGAGGCTCGAAAGCATGGGTAGCGAACAGGATTAGATACCCTGGTAGTCCATGCCGTAAACGATGAATGCTAGGTGTTGGAGGGTTTCCGCCCTTCAGTGCCGCAGCTAACGCATTAAGCATTCCGCCTGGGGAGTACGACCGCAAGGTTGAAACTCAAAGGAATTGACGGGGGCCCGCACAAGCGGTGGAGCATGTGGTTTAATTCGAAGCAACGCGAAGAACCTTACCAGGTCTTGACATCTTTTGATCACCTGAGAGATCAGGTTTCCCCTTCGGGGGCAAAATGACAGGTGGTGCATGGTTGTCGTCAGCTCGTGTCGTGAGATGTTGGGTTAAGTCCCGCAACGAGCGCAACCCTTATGACTAGTTGCCAGCATTTAGTTGGGCACTCTAGTAAGACTGCCGGTGACAAACCGGAGGAAGGTGGGGATGACGTCAAATCATCATGCCCCTTATGACCTGGGCTACACACGTGCTACAATGGATGGTACAACGAGTTGCGAGACCGCGAGGTCAAGCTAATCTCTTAAAGCCATTCTCAGTTCGGACTGTAGGCTGCAACTCGCCTACACGAAGTCGGAATCGCTAGTAATCGCGGATCAGCACGCCGCGGTGAATACGTTCCCGGGCCTTGTACACACCGCCCGTCACACCATGAGAGTTTGTAACACCCGAAGCCGGTGGCGTAACCCTTTTAGGGAGCGAGCCGTCTAAGGTGGGACAAATGATTAGGGTGAAGTCGTAACAAGGTAGCCGTAGGAGAACCTGCGGCTGGATCACCTCCTTTCTAAGGAAACAGACTGAAAGTCTGACGGAAACCTGCACACACGAAACTTTGTTTAGTTTTGAGGGGATCACCCTCAAGCACCCTAACGGGTGCGACTTTGTTCTTTGAAAACTGGATATCATTGTATTAATTGTTTTAAATTGCCGAGAACACAGCGTATTTGTATGAGTTTCTGAAAAAGAAATTCGCATCGCATAACCGCTGACGCAAGTCAGTACAGGTTAAGTTACAAAGGGCGCACGGTGGATGCCTTGGCACTAGGAGCCGATGAAGGACGGAACTAATACCGATATGCTTCGGGGAGCTATAAGTAAGCTTTGATCCGGAGATTTCCGAATGGGGGAACCCAGTACACATCAGTGTATTGCTTGTCAGTGAATACATAGCTGGCCGGCGGCAGACGCGGGGAACTGAAACATCTCAGTACCCGCAGGAAGAGAAAGAAAACTCGATTCCCATAGTAGCGGCGAGCGAAGTGGGAAGAGCCCAAACCGAGAAGCTTGCTTCTCGGGGTTGTAGGACTGGACATTGGAGTTACCAAAGTCCGACGTAGTCGAAGTCAGCTGGAAAGCTGCGCCACAGAAGGTGAAAGCCCTGTAAGCGAAACGTCGAACCCTCCGTCCAGGATCCTGAGTACGGCGGAACACGTGAAATTCCGTCGGAATCCGGGAGGACCATCTCCCAAGGCTAAATACTCCCTAGTGACCGATAGTGAACCAGTACCGTGAGGGAAAGGTGAAAAGCACCCCGGAAGGGGAGTGAAACAGTTCCTGAAACCGTGTGCCTACAATTAGTCAAAGCCCGTTAATGGGTAATGGCGTGCCTTTTGTAGAATGAACCGGCGAGTTACGTTTGCTTGCGAGGTTAAGATGAAAAGTCGGAGCCGTAGCGAAAGCGAGTCTGAACAGGGCGAATGAGTAAGCAGATGTAGACCCGAAACCAAGTGACCTACCCATGACCAGGTTGAAGGTGTGGTGAAACACACTGGAGGACCGAACCCATGTATGTTGAAAAATGCTGGGATGAGTTGTGGGTAGCGGTGAAATTCCAAACGAACTTGGAGATAGCTGGTTCTCTCCGAAATAGCTTTAGGGTTAGCCTCGGAGGATGGATCATGGAGGTAGAGCACTGTTTGAACTAGGGGCCCATCAAGGGTTACTGAATTCAGATAAACTCCGAATACCATCGATCTTACTCCGGGAGTCAGACAGTGAGCGATAAGGTCCATTGTCGAAAGGGGAACAGCCCAGATCACCAGTTAAGGTCCCTAAATTTATGCTAAGTGGAAAAGGATGTGGCGTTGCACAGACAACTAGGATGTTGGCTCAGAAGCAGCCACCATTTAAAGAGTGCGTAATAGCTCACTAGTCGAGTGGCACTGCGCCGAAAATATACCGGGGCTAAGCATAATACCGAAACTGTGGGTGCACCCGTAAGGGTGCGCGGTAGGAGAGCGTTCTAAGGGCGTTGAAGGTCGATCGTGAGGACGGCTGGAGCGCTTAGAAGTGAGAATGCCGGCATGAGTAGCGAAAGATCAGTGAGAATCTGATCCACCGTATGACTAAGGTTTCCTGGGGAAGGCTCGTCCTCCCAGGGTTAGTCGGGATCTAAGGCGAGGCCGAGAGGCGTAGTCGATGACAAGCAGGTTGAGATTCCTGCACTAGTTTATTTTGTTTAAGCGATGGAGGGACGCAGGAGGCTAAGGAAAGCGCACGGCTGGAAATGTGCGCCCAAGCAGCAAGTCTGACAGCGAGTGAAATGCTTGCAGTCTTAAGGACAAGCTGTGATGGGGAGCGAAATTATAGTAGCGAAGTTCCTGATGTCACACTGCCAAGAAAAGCTTCTAGTGAGAAATAAACTACCCGTACCGCAAACCGACACAGGTAGTCGAGGAGAGTATCCTCAGGTGAGCGAGCGAACTCTCGTTAAGGAACTCGGCAAAATGACCCCGTAACTTCGGAAGAAGGGGTGCTGACCGCAAGGTCAGCCGCAGTGAATAGGCCCAAACAACTGTTTATCAAAAACACAGGTCTCTGCTAAATCGTAAGATGATGTATAGGGGCTGACGCCTGCCCGGTGCTGGAAGGTTAAGAGGATGAGTTAGCGCAAGCGAAGCCCAGAATTGAAGCCCCAGTAAACGGCGGCCGTAACTATAACGGTCCTAAGGTAGCGAAATTCCTTGTCGGGTAAGTTCCGACCCGCACGAAAGGCGTAATGATTTGGGCACTGTCTCAACGAGAGACTCGGTGAAATTATAGTACCCGTGAAGATGCGGGTTACCCGCGACAGGACGGAAAGACCCCATGGAGCTTTACTGTAGCTTGATATTGAGTGTTTGTACCGCTTGTACAGGATAGGTAGGAGCCGTAGAGATCGGAACGCTAGTTTCGATGGAGGCGTTGGTGGGATACTACCCTAGCTGTATGAACACTCTAACCCGCGCCACTAATCGTGGCGGGAGACAGTGTCAGGTAGGCAGTTTGACTGGGGCGGTCGCCTCCTAAAATGTAACGGAGGCGCCCAAAGGTTCCCTCAGAATGGTTGGAAATCATTCGCAGAGTGTAAAGGTATAAGGGAGCTTGACTGCGAGACTGACAAGTCGAGCAGGGACGAAAGTCGGGCTTAGTGATCCGGTGGTTCCGTATGGAAGGGCCATCGCTCAACGGATAAAAGCTACCCTGGGGATAACAGGCTTATCTCCCCCAAGAGTCCACATCGACGGGGAGGTTTGGCACCTCGATGTCGGCTCATCGCATCCTGGGGCTGTAGTCGGTCCCAAGGGTTGGGCTGTTCGCCCATTAAAGCGGTACGCGAGCTGGGTTCAGAACGTCGTGAGACAGTTCGGTCCCTATCCGTCGCGGGCGCAGGAAATTTGAGAGGAGCTGTCCTTAGTACGAGAGGACCGGGATGGACGTTCCGCTGGTGTACCAGTTGTGCCGCCAGGCGCATCGCTGGGTAGCTATGAACGGCAGGGATAAACGCTGAAAGCATCTAAGTGTGAAGCCCCCCTCGAGATGAGATTTCCCATTCCTATATGGAAGTAAGACCCCTGAGAGATGATCAGGTAGATAGGCTGGAAGTGGAAGTGCAGCGATGCATGGAGCGGACCAGTACTAATCGGTCGAGGACTTAACCAAGTAAGAGTGTGAGCAGGAGCGGTTAGAAACCGGAGCATAAGCGGGCCTGAGCGTGATGGCCGGGCTTTGGCCATTGCGGTCAGGGTCCTTATGTGCAGGTTTCTGCGACTGCGAACACGTTTCGATGACAAGTACGTTAAGTTCAAGGCAGCAATTAAACAATGATAGCCAGTTTTGAGAGCGCAAAGTTCTCATAAGTGTGGTGGCGATAGCAAGAAGGATACACCTGTTCCCATGCCGAACACAGAAGTTAAGCTTCTTCACGCCGAGAGTAGTTGGTGGGAAACTGCCTGCGAGGGTAGGAAGCTGCCACGCTAAGTTAGGATCTGGTCATTGACCGGATCTTTTTTTATACCTTGATAAGTAAGTGGCAGTCGTGCTAAATTGCAAGAGCAAGCATGGAAGGGGATCACATCATGGCAATTGAGGCAACGAAAGATAACTTGAAGGCATTGACAGCTGAAGGCACGGTTGTCGTTGATTTTTGGGCACCGTGGTGCGGCCCTTGTAAAGTGCTTGATCCGATGTTAACGGCCCTAGAGCAAGAACTGCCAGCGCTTAAAGTGGTTCGTTATAATGTTGAAAAAGATCATACGTTGCCGAGCACTATGGGCATTATGTCAGTACCCACCTTAGTCATTTATCAGCAAGGAGAGGCGCGCGAAAAAGTGACAGGTGTTTACCCTAAAGACAAACTTAAACGGTATTTTGAACAGAAACTTGAGGCGTAGGTATGACACATTCAGTTGAGCGTCAGGATACAGCAATCCAAAATCAAGTATTGGCAACATGCTTGCTTGCTGGACGCATTATGATTGAAGGCGGTTCGGAAATGTATCGTGTTGAAGATACGATGCGACGAATTGCTGTGAATGCCGGTGAGCCACAAACGTTGGTGTTTACGACGCCAACCGGTATATTTGCTAGCATCGAAAATCAGCCGTATATTCAGGAGCGGCCGATTAGCAAACGATCGATTGATATGGAAAAAGTGACGCGCGTGAATCAACTCTCTCGTTCGTTTGCGGCTGATCAGATTGATCTAGATGAATTGCACGCGGCATTGATCAAACTGGATCAGAACACCCCTTTTTTCCCGATTTGGTTGCAGGTGGTGAGCGCGGCAGTTGTCAGCATGACACTCATGGTGTTATTTGCTCAACAGTATGACTGGCTTGATATGCCTTTGGCAGCTGCGGTCGGTGCATTGGGCTTTCTAGTTGATATCAAAGTGAATGCAGTGACCAACATTCGGTTTATTAGTGAATTACTGGGCGCATTGGTCGTTGGCTTAACTGCGTGGCTTGGGGTCCGGTTAGGCCTAGGACACAACCTGGACTTTATTATTATTGGAGCGATTATGCCGCTTGTACCGGGGGTAGCGATTACCAATTCGATTCGCGATATGCTGGCAGGACATTTGCTGTCCGGTATGGCCCGCGGGATGGAAGCCATTTTGAGCGCTTGTGCCATCGGTGTTGGTATTGCTATGATCTTCCGGTTCTTCTAAAAACATAAAGGGGGCGGCATCTTGCAGTGGTGGTTTGCTTTACTAGTTCAACTTTTGTTCAGTTATTTGGCAACGGTCGCTTTTGCTATCATTATCAACGTGCCGCGCAAGGCGTTAAATTTGGCTGGTTGGGCCGGGATGATGGGCTGGTTGGCCTACTGGTTGTTGATGGAAGTCGGTAGTGGCCGGATGATGGCCAATTTAGTCGGAGCTTTTGTCATTGGCTTGTGTGGTATCTTTTTTGCGCGCTATAAGAAAATGCCGGTCATCATTTTCAACATCCCGGGATTTGTACCTTTGGTGCCAGGCGCTGTTGCTTACCAAGCAGTACGAGCAACTGTCTTAGGCGATCTGGACGGGGCCTTGCAGTATGTCAGTCGGGTGGTCATGATCGCTGGTGCCATTGCTGTCGGCTTTATGTTGGCCCAGCTGTTATCAGAAGTGTTGTATAAACGAGCTGTTTTAAAACCGAAAAAGTGATATAATCATGTTATGCGATGAGTCGAGTAAGCACGCAACTTGTGCTGAAAGCTGCAGCTGACTGGTTAAAAGCCATCCGCCGGATTTGTGGGGTCAGCGATCTCAAGGTTGTGGAGCCAGCGAGATCCTATCCAAGTCAACTTGGGTACTGCAGAAAAAGGACGTTTTTGCCTTTAAGGGTAAGGACGTCCTTTTTTATTTGCGATTTAACTAGACTGACTACAAAGACAAACTCTTTTTGCTCTAATAACTTTATTAGAATAGAGGGTTGACTTAGACATGCATTTCCTCTAAGAAAGTTATTGCCAGGCGTTAGATTGTCATCAAAATAAACATTCAGCAAATTACCAATAAAAATTTCTGAGAAAATAAGTTGACTTTCCTTGGTAATCATATTAAGATTTTAACCAACCATTAATCTTAACTAGGAGGGCGTATTGATGTCATTGATGTGTATGCAAAGAAAAACAAATCGTAACTGTCATTACGCTCTTTTAGCCTTGTTGTTGATGCCAGGGACCCGACCGAATTGATCGTTTAAGATCAACGTGTTGAGCCCCGTTTTCGCATTGGCGATGGGGCGTACGATTAGCACCCATTCGTCTGAATGGGTGCTTTTTTCTGTTAAGAATCAATGAGATATAGTCATAAGCAATATAATGAGGGGGAACCAAGATGAAGAAGCAAATTGTCAAAGCAATTATGAGCGCTGGCGTCATCGCCGCTTCGATGCTGGCATTGGCAGGCTGTGCGACAAAGAGTGCCACGAGCAAAGGAAATACGGCAGGTAACACGATTAAAATCGGCGTGAACATGGAGTTGTCTGGCGCGGTTGCTGGTTACGGCGAACAGCAGAAACAAGGCATTGAATTGGCCGTGAAACAGATTAACGCTGCAGGTGGTATTAAGGTCGGAAATACTAAGAAAAAAATAACGGCCATCTATCGTGACAACAAATCGTCAACGAGCGGCGCGGCTTCAGTAGCTACACAGCTGGCGAATACTGACAAAGTGGTTGCGATCGTTGGACCGGCGACAACCAATGACGGAACAGCCTCTATTCCAAACGTGACCAAGGCGGCCGTACCAATGGTGAGTCCCAGTGCTACGGATCCAAACTTTACACTTCAGAAAAATGGCAGCGTGCAGCCTTACGTTTTCCGTGCTTGCTTCAATAACGATTTTCAAGGAGACCATGCGGCGATATTTGCCAACGATACCTTGAAGGCCAAAAACGTGGCGATTATTGCTGACAACTCGACTGATTACGGAACCGGGTTGGCTAAGGCATTCAAGAAGAAGTTTAAAGGTAATATCGTGACGACTCAGTATTATCAATCAGGTGATAAAGATTTCAATGCTATGCTGACAGCGATCAAAAGCAAGAAAATTGATGCCATCTATGCACCGGGCTATTATTCAGAATTAGGCCTCGTCATCAAGCAAGCGCGGCAGTCAGGCATCAAGGTACCGTTTATTGGTGCAGATGGCATGGCCGATCCTAAGTTGGCACAAATCGCCGGCGCTGCGAATGCAACTGATATTTATTACACCACGCCATTTTCGACGCTGAGTGCTAACAGCAGCAAGCTGGTGAAGAACTTTATGACCAGCTTTAAGAAGCAGTATCAAACAGAAGCACCAACGTTCTCAGCACTTGCCTACGATTCGGTTTACATGATCAAGCAAGCGATTGAAGATCAGAAGGCTGCTGATTCAGCCAGCATTGCCAAGGGCTTGGCCAAGATCAAAAAAATGCCTGCTGTGACAGGCACCACGACCATTGATAGTCACCATAATCCTGAGAAGCCGCTGGCGGTTGAGCAACTGACACAAGGCAAAATTGCCAAAGTCTATACCGTTAAGTAAATGACTGCGGAAGCTTTTTATGAGGAGATCATATTTTGCAAACCTTGATGCAACAAATCATTAATGGACTCTCACTTGGCAGTATTTACGCTTTACTCGCGCTAGGTTATACCATGGTTTATGGGATCATCAAGCTGATTAACTTTGCCCATGGTGATATCTATATGCTCGGCGCGTTTTGGGGCTATTATGCGATTAATTACCTGCACTTCAGTTTTGTTCCAGCATTGTTGTCGGCGATGGTGATGGCTGCGCTCTCAGGCGTCTTGATTGAATACTTGGCGTATCGTCCGTTGCGAAATTCACCGCGAATTGCGGCGTTAATCACTGCCATTGGCGTTTCCTTTTTCCTAGAAAATGGCATGTCGTTTCTATTCGGTGCTAATGCCCGGAACTTTCCACAGGTCATCACCACTAAAACCTACCAGATACTAGGGGTCGATGTTTCAAATGTGCAACTGCTTATTTTGTTCACATCCTTGGTACTGATGGTAATGCTGCAGTTCATTATCAAGCAAACAACGATGGGCAAGGCGATGCGGGCGGTGGCAGTTGATCCAGAAGCCGCTCAACTGGTGGGGATCAATCCCGATCACGTCATTTCCTTCACCTTCGCATTAGGATCAGCACTGGCTGGTGCAGCGGGTGTCATGATCGGCTTGTATTACAATTCGATTGATCCATTAATGGGAATGGTGCCGGGAATCAAAGCGTTTGTCGCCGCGGTTGTTGGTGGGATCGGATCGGTCCCAGGAGCGGCTGTAGGGGGCTTCTTGATTGGCTTGCTAGAAACTGGTGTTCAGGCTGTGGGCTTATCGGCCTACAAAGATGCGGCGGTTTACCTTGTTTTGATCATCATGCTGGTCGTGTTACCTGCTGGATTATTCGGCAAACGTCAACGGGAGAAGGTGTGAGCCTATGTTTAAAAATATGCGCAGTAAGCTCATTTGGCTCGCGACGATGATTGCTGGCTTTGTCTTGATCGACATTGGTGAATTAACCGGCGTCATTAACGGGTTTATCGAAAATGCGCTGGTCACAATCGGCATTAACATTATTTTGGCAGTCGGTTTGAATCTTATTATCGGATTTTCCGGTCAGTTTTCGCTTGGTCATGCTGGCTTCATGGCGATTGGCGCTTATGCCACGGCGATCATCACACAAAACATCTCAACGCCGCTTGGGTTTTACCTTGCTATGCTGGTCGGCATGATCGTTGCGATCATTGCCGCTTTGATTGTCGGAATCCCCACGTTGCGGCTGCGAGGTGACTATTTAGCGATTGCCACGATGGGCGCCGCCGAGATTATCCGAGTCATTATTAATAATTTGAAAATCACCAATGGCCCTGCTGGTATGTTTAATATTCCGCCTTTGGCTTCGTGGCCAACGGTCTATATCTTAATGTGTGTCACTACTGTGATCGTTGTGAACTTCATTCACAGTCGGGCGGGCCGCGCGGTGATGGCCATTCGTGATGATGACATTGCCGCTGAGTCGATTGGCATCAATCCGACCAAATGGAAACTGGCAGCTTTCGTGCTCGGCGCTGCCACGGCAGCCATTGGCGGTTCACTCCATGCGAGTTACTTGCAAACGATTGCTCCCGGAGATTTTGGCATCATGAATTCGATTGCTTTGCTGATTATCGTCGTTTTAGGCGGGGTCGGTAGTATCACTGGCACTTTTGTCGCGGCGGTTGTGTTGGGCATCATCGATACAGTGCTGCAGAACTTTGGCACTTTGCGAATGGTTATCTATGCGCTGGCACTCATTTTGCTAATGGTTTTCAAACCAGCTGGCTTATTAGGCCATTATGAGTTGTCGTTCAAGCGCAAGCGCCAGATTCGGAAAGGAGCAGCATCATGACGCAACAATTGGTAATTGATCACGTCAGTAAAGTTTTTGGCGGTTTAAAAGCCGTCGCGGATGTCACAATGACGATCGAACAAGGGACACTGATTGCCTTGATCGGGCCAAATGGCGCTGGGAAAACAACATTGTTCAATATGTTGACTGGCGAATCTGGGCCGTCGTCTGGCACGATTACCTTGTATACGGCTGATGGACCAGTTGATATTACGAAAAAGAAAGCCTATCAGGTGGCGAAGCTCGGTGTTGCTCGAACTTTTCAAAATATTCGCTTGTTTGGCGCCATGACGGTCAAAGAAAATGTTTTAGTGGCCAGGACACATCTTTATCGTGAAAGTTTCATTGGCACGATGCTGCGGTTGCCGCAGTTTTATCAACAGGAGGCAGCCGTAGCAACTGCAGCCGACGAATTGTTAGATTTTTTTGAGCTTGCTGATGTGGCCGATGAACCGACTGCTAGTTTGCCATATGGTACGCAACGGCGGGTGGAGATAGTGCGGGCAGTGGCCACGAAGCCGCAACTGCTGTTTCTGGATGAACCAGCTGCCGGGATGAATCCAGAAGAAACGGCAGATCTGGGGCGTTTGATTACTCGGATTCGTGAGCATTTTGGCATCACGGTGGTTTTGATTGAACATGACATGTCGCTGGTGATGAAATTGGCTGAGTCAATTTATGTACTCGACCATGGCGCCATGATTGCTTCTGGAACCCCTAATGAGATTCAAACTAACGCGCAGGTCATTAGTGCTTATCTGGGAGGTGAAAACCATGCTTGAGGTTAAACATCTCGTTGTGAACTATGGTGGCATTCAAGCTGTCAAAGACGTCAGCTTTAGCGTTCAAACAGGTGAGATTGTCGCCTTGATTGGCGCAAATGGTGCTGGTAAAAGTACGATTCTCAAAACAATCTCCGGTTTGTTGCGACCACGTTCCGGTATCATTGACTATGAAGGGCAGAAAATCAATGGCATGGCGGCAGCCAAAATTGTGAAGCAAGGCATCTCGCAAGTGCCGGAAGGTCGACATATTTTTGCTGGTTTGACGGTAGCCGAAAACCTGCAAATGGGTGCGTTTGGACTGAAGGATAAGCAAGCTGCTGGCGAACAAATAACGATGGTCTATGATCGTTTTCCGGTGTTGAAGGAGCGGCAACATCAAGATGCCGCAACACTTTCCGGTGGTGAACAGCAGATGTTAGCCATGGGGCGAGCTTTGATGGCAAAGCCCAAATTGCTGTTACTCGATGAGCCTTCGATGGGCTTGGCGCCGATTTTCATTCAAGAGATTTTTGACATTATCACGAAAATCAACGCGCAGGGAACAACAGTGTTGCTGATTGAGCAAAATGCACGCCAAGCGTTGGCCATCGCCGATCGCGGTTACGTTTTGGACAGCGGCACGGTCAAGCTGACCGGGACAGGCGAAGAGCTGCTTGCCGATCCGGCTGTGCAGGCAACTTATCTGGGGATGCAAGTGCCTTAGATAAGCCTTAGATAAGGGAACAGTTAACAAGCGTCAAAAAGCCAAGCCACAATATTTAGGGCTTGGCTTTTTGTTGTTATTGGTGACAAAAGATCGGTACAAAGACAAATAAACAGGCACTGACAGATGCGTCAGTGCCTGTTTATTTTTTGTCTGTATCAGTTAAGTGAGGTTGGACGGCCCTTTTGTCTTACGATCGTTTAAGGATTCTGTCCGGTATCGCCTGGTGCTTGTCCGACGCCTCGACCACTACCGCCTT
This genomic window from Lacticaseibacillus paracasei subsp. paracasei contains:
- a CDS encoding thioredoxin family protein encodes the protein MAIEATKDNLKALTAEGTVVVDFWAPWCGPCKVLDPMLTALEQELPALKVVRYNVEKDHTLPSTMGIMSVPTLVIYQQGEAREKVTGVYPKDKLKRYFEQKLEA
- a CDS encoding threonine/serine exporter family protein codes for the protein MTHSVERQDTAIQNQVLATCLLAGRIMIEGGSEMYRVEDTMRRIAVNAGEPQTLVFTTPTGIFASIENQPYIQERPISKRSIDMEKVTRVNQLSRSFAADQIDLDELHAALIKLDQNTPFFPIWLQVVSAAVVSMTLMVLFAQQYDWLDMPLAAAVGALGFLVDIKVNAVTNIRFISELLGALVVGLTAWLGVRLGLGHNLDFIIIGAIMPLVPGVAITNSIRDMLAGHLLSGMARGMEAILSACAIGVGIAMIFRFF
- a CDS encoding threonine/serine exporter family protein translates to MQWWFALLVQLLFSYLATVAFAIIINVPRKALNLAGWAGMMGWLAYWLLMEVGSGRMMANLVGAFVIGLCGIFFARYKKMPVIIFNIPGFVPLVPGAVAYQAVRATVLGDLDGALQYVSRVVMIAGAIAVGFMLAQLLSEVLYKRAVLKPKK
- a CDS encoding ABC transporter substrate-binding protein, whose product is MKKQIVKAIMSAGVIAASMLALAGCATKSATSKGNTAGNTIKIGVNMELSGAVAGYGEQQKQGIELAVKQINAAGGIKVGNTKKKITAIYRDNKSSTSGAASVATQLANTDKVVAIVGPATTNDGTASIPNVTKAAVPMVSPSATDPNFTLQKNGSVQPYVFRACFNNDFQGDHAAIFANDTLKAKNVAIIADNSTDYGTGLAKAFKKKFKGNIVTTQYYQSGDKDFNAMLTAIKSKKIDAIYAPGYYSELGLVIKQARQSGIKVPFIGADGMADPKLAQIAGAANATDIYYTTPFSTLSANSSKLVKNFMTSFKKQYQTEAPTFSALAYDSVYMIKQAIEDQKAADSASIAKGLAKIKKMPAVTGTTTIDSHHNPEKPLAVEQLTQGKIAKVYTVK
- a CDS encoding branched-chain amino acid ABC transporter permease — its product is MQTLMQQIINGLSLGSIYALLALGYTMVYGIIKLINFAHGDIYMLGAFWGYYAINYLHFSFVPALLSAMVMAALSGVLIEYLAYRPLRNSPRIAALITAIGVSFFLENGMSFLFGANARNFPQVITTKTYQILGVDVSNVQLLILFTSLVLMVMLQFIIKQTTMGKAMRAVAVDPEAAQLVGINPDHVISFTFALGSALAGAAGVMIGLYYNSIDPLMGMVPGIKAFVAAVVGGIGSVPGAAVGGFLIGLLETGVQAVGLSAYKDAAVYLVLIIMLVVLPAGLFGKRQREKV
- a CDS encoding branched-chain amino acid ABC transporter permease codes for the protein MFKNMRSKLIWLATMIAGFVLIDIGELTGVINGFIENALVTIGINIILAVGLNLIIGFSGQFSLGHAGFMAIGAYATAIITQNISTPLGFYLAMLVGMIVAIIAALIVGIPTLRLRGDYLAIATMGAAEIIRVIINNLKITNGPAGMFNIPPLASWPTVYILMCVTTVIVVNFIHSRAGRAVMAIRDDDIAAESIGINPTKWKLAAFVLGAATAAIGGSLHASYLQTIAPGDFGIMNSIALLIIVVLGGVGSITGTFVAAVVLGIIDTVLQNFGTLRMVIYALALILLMVFKPAGLLGHYELSFKRKRQIRKGAAS
- a CDS encoding ABC transporter ATP-binding protein, which translates into the protein MTQQLVIDHVSKVFGGLKAVADVTMTIEQGTLIALIGPNGAGKTTLFNMLTGESGPSSGTITLYTADGPVDITKKKAYQVAKLGVARTFQNIRLFGAMTVKENVLVARTHLYRESFIGTMLRLPQFYQQEAAVATAADELLDFFELADVADEPTASLPYGTQRRVEIVRAVATKPQLLFLDEPAAGMNPEETADLGRLITRIREHFGITVVLIEHDMSLVMKLAESIYVLDHGAMIASGTPNEIQTNAQVISAYLGGENHA
- a CDS encoding ABC transporter ATP-binding protein translates to MLEVKHLVVNYGGIQAVKDVSFSVQTGEIVALIGANGAGKSTILKTISGLLRPRSGIIDYEGQKINGMAAAKIVKQGISQVPEGRHIFAGLTVAENLQMGAFGLKDKQAAGEQITMVYDRFPVLKERQHQDAATLSGGEQQMLAMGRALMAKPKLLLLDEPSMGLAPIFIQEIFDIITKINAQGTTVLLIEQNARQALAIADRGYVLDSGTVKLTGTGEELLADPAVQATYLGMQVP